Proteins encoded within one genomic window of Candidatus Deferrimicrobium sp.:
- a CDS encoding NADH-quinone oxidoreductase subunit N encodes MTPIPFDKPAMIQGLYSILPELIVIATAVAVLLADLVLPERGKKTLCHLGIAGIAIAILAALSLGPGRIDGFSGMIVHDGMGLFITLVILATSLLTLLMATGYSEWEGTQKGEFYALLLFSTAGMLFMAKGTDLMTIFLGLETMSIPLYCLVGFHRNRMTSLEGALKYFLLGAFASGFLLYGIALMYSVTGTTKIPAIAGMIGDLRLFRNPVFVVGVGLLLVGFAFKVSLVPFHMWTPDAYEGAPTVVTAFMAAGVKAAAFAALLRVTLLTFPALGPVMTNILWVLAFLSMTVGNLSALLQDNMKRMLAYSSIAHAGYILVGLVSGDVAGGQAALFYLLVYAFMNLGAFGVAMLLAHKEDDGYDIGNFRGIGFRYPVLGGLLTLFLVSLAGIPPTAGFIGKFYLFSAAVKNGYVGLAVLGVLNSAVSVYYYLRPVVYMYMLPAPAGVPVPHPPRTAFSLALCVSAAAILVLGLAPRSILAFAERSILSLLM; translated from the coding sequence CGAGCTGATCGTGATCGCTACGGCGGTCGCGGTCCTGCTGGCCGACCTGGTTCTTCCGGAGCGCGGAAAGAAGACCTTGTGCCACCTCGGGATCGCGGGCATTGCAATCGCGATCCTGGCCGCTCTGTCGCTGGGCCCCGGGCGGATCGACGGGTTCTCGGGAATGATCGTCCACGACGGGATGGGGCTGTTCATCACCCTGGTGATTCTGGCCACCTCGCTGCTCACCCTGCTGATGGCCACCGGATACTCCGAGTGGGAGGGGACGCAGAAAGGGGAGTTCTACGCCCTGCTCCTCTTCTCCACCGCGGGGATGCTCTTCATGGCGAAGGGGACGGATCTCATGACCATCTTCCTGGGTCTTGAGACGATGTCGATCCCCCTCTACTGCCTGGTCGGGTTCCACCGGAACCGGATGACGTCGCTCGAGGGGGCGTTGAAATATTTCCTCCTCGGGGCGTTCGCCTCGGGGTTCCTGCTCTACGGGATCGCCCTGATGTACTCGGTGACCGGGACAACGAAGATCCCGGCGATCGCCGGGATGATCGGCGACCTGCGCCTCTTCCGGAATCCGGTATTCGTGGTGGGCGTGGGACTGCTCCTGGTCGGGTTCGCCTTCAAGGTGTCGCTCGTCCCCTTCCACATGTGGACCCCCGACGCGTACGAGGGTGCGCCGACGGTGGTGACGGCGTTCATGGCCGCCGGGGTGAAGGCGGCCGCCTTCGCTGCGCTCCTGCGTGTGACGCTGCTGACCTTCCCGGCGCTCGGGCCGGTGATGACGAACATCCTGTGGGTCCTTGCGTTCCTCTCCATGACGGTGGGGAACCTGTCGGCCCTGCTCCAGGACAACATGAAGCGGATGCTCGCGTATTCCTCCATCGCCCACGCCGGGTACATCCTCGTGGGGTTGGTCTCCGGGGACGTCGCGGGCGGGCAGGCGGCCCTCTTCTACCTGCTGGTGTACGCCTTCATGAACCTGGGCGCCTTCGGCGTCGCGATGCTCCTCGCGCACAAGGAGGACGACGGGTACGACATCGGGAACTTCCGGGGGATCGGATTCCGCTACCCCGTGCTCGGCGGCCTGCTCACGCTGTTTCTCGTGTCGCTGGCCGGGATCCCGCCCACCGCGGGCTTCATCGGGAAATTCTACCTGTTCAGCGCGGCGGTGAAAAACGGTTACGTCGGGCTGGCCGTCCTCGGCGTGCTGAACAGCGCCGTGTCGGTCTACTACTACCTGCGGCCGGTCGTCTACATGTATATGCTCCCCGCGCCGGCCGGGGTCCCTGTTCCCCACCCCCCTCGCACCGCATTCTCCCTCGCCCTGTGCGTCTCCGCGGCGGCGATCCTGGTCCTCGGGCTCGCGCCCCGCTCCATCCTCGCATTCGCCGAGCGGTCCATCCTCTCCCTGCTGATGTGA
- a CDS encoding isoprenylcysteine carboxylmethyltransferase family protein has translation MITLKVIGAWAAFALFHSVTMSGPYERGARRVMGESRFLAYHRLLFTLYSAAATAAVLLYVRSLPDIPLYRIDGWVSFLFRGMQVLGAVLLLWTPWDLKEFVGLRQWERHRKGEEEAQSRNERLFTGKGYGLVRHPLYLGCSLLLAFHPVQTRNSAATAAAVIAYFYIGTFFEERRLTRKFGEAYREYQRRVPRFLPLRGGRS, from the coding sequence GTGATAACGTTGAAGGTGATCGGGGCTTGGGCGGCGTTCGCGCTCTTCCACAGCGTGACCATGTCGGGACCGTACGAGCGAGGGGCCCGACGCGTGATGGGCGAGAGCCGGTTCCTGGCGTACCACCGGCTCCTCTTCACGCTCTACTCCGCCGCCGCCACGGCCGCGGTGCTCCTTTACGTGCGCTCCCTCCCGGACATCCCCCTCTACCGCATCGACGGATGGGTCTCTTTCCTCTTCCGCGGGATGCAGGTCCTCGGGGCGGTCCTCCTTCTGTGGACGCCGTGGGACCTGAAGGAGTTCGTGGGCCTGCGCCAATGGGAGCGGCATCGGAAAGGGGAAGAGGAAGCGCAGAGCCGCAACGAGCGTCTCTTTACCGGGAAGGGGTACGGGCTGGTGCGGCACCCGCTCTACCTAGGGTGCTCGCTGCTGCTCGCCTTCCATCCGGTCCAGACGCGAAACAGCGCCGCCACTGCAGCGGCCGTCATCGCCTATTTCTACATCGGGACCTTTTTCGAGGAGCGCCGGCTTACGCGCAAATTCGGCGAGGCGTACCGGGAATACCAGCGCCGCGTCCCCCGGTTCCTGCCGCTCAGAGGGGGACGCTCTTGA
- a CDS encoding zf-TFIIB domain-containing protein: MRLAWGEARGLPCPRCGESLRPVDFQLTGIPVFHCGGCGGMLVSRRGVKALAVRFKFQRDHAQLYESLGTSMAEEVRVRMNRRLGPDVGEAGVG, encoded by the coding sequence CTGCGACTCGCTTGGGGCGAGGCCCGGGGCCTTCCCTGTCCGCGGTGCGGCGAGTCGTTGCGTCCCGTCGACTTCCAGCTCACGGGGATTCCGGTCTTCCATTGCGGCGGGTGCGGCGGGATGCTCGTCTCGCGTCGCGGCGTGAAGGCCCTTGCCGTGCGATTCAAATTCCAGCGCGACCACGCCCAGCTTTACGAATCCCTCGGCACGTCGATGGCGGAAGAGGTACGGGTCCGGATGAACCGCCGGCTCGGTCCGGACGTCGGGGAGGCGGGTGTCGGATAG
- a CDS encoding zf-TFIIB domain-containing protein, which yields MSHAQPAPGILVPVNCPYCKIPSMAGVRPGEVEVDRCRTCGAVWFDPGEIRELTQGRLAAEEGDAPGTDPSSPAKED from the coding sequence GTGTCCCACGCCCAGCCCGCTCCCGGTATACTGGTCCCCGTGAATTGCCCGTACTGCAAGATCCCTTCGATGGCCGGCGTGAGGCCGGGGGAGGTCGAGGTCGACCGGTGCCGCACCTGCGGGGCGGTCTGGTTCGATCCCGGAGAGATCCGCGAGCTGACGCAGGGGCGCCTGGCGGCCGAAGAGGGGGACGCCCCCGGGACCGATCCCTCCTCTCCGGCGAAGGAGGACTAG